One genomic region from Methanorbis furvi encodes:
- the prf1 gene encoding peptide chain release factor aRF-1, which yields MAEEIPQAQIEKDEARKRYEFKKSLEKLEEKEGSGTELISLYIPPDKQIYDVTAQLRDEYGQCANIKSKQTRTNVQSAISSILARLKYFKNPPENGMAVFCGAINVGGDKTDLESIIVEPPEVIRTYSYRCSSSFELEPLKAMLDDKYVYGLLVIDRREAYWGFLRGTHIEPINGTTSTVPGKQRKGGQSSIRFERLRLIAIHDFYKKVGERASEAFLAEPNFFEKFKGLLIGGPMPTKEEFAEGDFLHHEVKKRLIGLFDASYTNEFGLRELVDNAQDALRGVDIMDEKKEMTRFFKELIKENGCAAYGEESVRANLEAGAVDTLLLSEKLRKARLTIQCGNCGYQEIKTMQVEAGKKFKDLPLGHCPQCQSPLFLADETDIIDELTNLADTSNTRVEIISDDFEEGSMLFNAFGGIAAVLRYPTGM from the coding sequence ATGGCAGAGGAAATACCCCAGGCACAAATTGAGAAGGACGAAGCGCGAAAGCGGTATGAGTTCAAAAAATCGTTGGAAAAGCTGGAGGAAAAGGAAGGCTCGGGAACAGAACTGATCTCTTTGTACATCCCGCCCGACAAACAGATCTACGACGTAACCGCACAACTCCGTGACGAGTACGGCCAGTGCGCCAACATCAAAAGCAAACAGACGCGAACCAACGTGCAGAGTGCAATCTCCTCGATTCTCGCACGGCTGAAATACTTCAAAAACCCGCCGGAGAACGGCATGGCAGTATTTTGCGGAGCCATCAACGTCGGCGGAGACAAAACCGATCTCGAATCGATCATTGTTGAACCGCCAGAAGTAATCCGTACCTACAGCTACCGATGCAGTTCAAGCTTCGAGCTTGAACCGCTCAAAGCGATGCTGGACGACAAGTACGTCTACGGACTTCTTGTCATCGACCGCCGAGAAGCCTACTGGGGATTCTTACGCGGCACCCACATCGAACCAATCAATGGAACCACCTCGACCGTCCCCGGCAAACAGCGTAAAGGTGGTCAGTCAAGTATTCGTTTCGAACGCCTGCGTCTGATCGCCATCCATGACTTCTACAAAAAAGTCGGCGAGCGTGCATCCGAAGCATTTCTGGCTGAACCGAACTTCTTCGAAAAATTCAAAGGCCTTCTGATTGGCGGCCCGATGCCAACCAAAGAAGAGTTCGCAGAAGGAGATTTCCTGCACCACGAGGTAAAGAAACGTCTTATTGGTCTCTTCGACGCATCCTACACCAACGAGTTCGGTCTGCGTGAACTCGTCGACAATGCCCAGGACGCCCTTCGTGGTGTCGACATCATGGATGAGAAGAAGGAGATGACGCGGTTCTTCAAAGAGCTCATCAAAGAGAACGGATGCGCAGCATATGGTGAGGAAAGCGTGCGGGCAAACCTTGAGGCAGGAGCAGTTGATACCCTGCTGCTCTCCGAAAAACTCAGAAAAGCCAGACTCACCATTCAGTGCGGCAACTGCGGTTATCAGGAGATCAAGACGATGCAGGTTGAAGCCGGCAAAAAGTTCAAGGACCTCCCGCTCGGTCACTGTCCGCAGTGCCAGTCGCCGCTGTTCCTTGCTGACGAGACTGATATTATTGATGAACTCACCAACCTCGCCGACACCTCAAACACCCGCGTTGAGATCATCTCTGATGACTTCGAGGAAGGGTCTATGCTGTTCAATGCATTCGGCGGAATTGCCGCAGTGCTGCGGTACCCAACAGGGATGTAA
- a CDS encoding DASS family sodium-coupled anion symporter, giving the protein MDKRIGLILGIATFIAILLIPIDPTILPVSARYAAAVTVLMAIFWITQPIPIEATALIPIVAFPLLGILSPAEACAPYADKIIFLFLGGFIIAMSMQRWGLHKRIALKIIGFTGTSPRRLVLGFMIATAFLSMWMSNTATAMMMIPIAIAIIATVLPTKVYKDMTTEQKAFAGCLVLAVAYAASIGGIATLIGTPANGILVAQMQILFPEAPTIDFFTWLKFGIPLLLIFIPIAWLWLTRVAYRKMPKTLDHAKDVLTQEITALGPMSRGEKNTLAVFILTAFLWIFEKNKDLGPITIPGLEMIFPGIDDCTVAIFGALLLFLIPVNWKKQEFTMNWEWAVRIPWGILLLFGGGMCLSAAFIKSGLAQAIVGYFSVLNGVPIVLLVIIIAVVVMLLTEVTSNTAIASVMMPILAVTALSLQVNPWILMMTAAVCSSFAFMLPVATPPNAIAYSTEYVEMKDMINAGWAMNLLGVAIFTILLFTLVLWAFGLTPGLPDWALVTTIE; this is encoded by the coding sequence ATGGATAAACGCATTGGGTTAATACTTGGCATTGCGACATTCATTGCCATACTGTTAATCCCGATAGATCCAACGATCCTTCCGGTCTCAGCAAGGTATGCTGCGGCTGTAACAGTGCTGATGGCTATCTTCTGGATTACCCAGCCTATACCGATTGAGGCAACTGCCCTCATCCCGATCGTTGCGTTCCCGCTTCTTGGCATTCTGAGCCCTGCCGAAGCATGTGCTCCCTATGCTGACAAAATTATTTTCCTCTTTCTCGGAGGGTTTATTATTGCAATGTCCATGCAGCGGTGGGGTCTGCATAAACGCATTGCATTGAAGATCATTGGGTTTACCGGTACCAGTCCGCGGAGACTGGTGCTCGGTTTCATGATCGCAACAGCATTTCTGTCCATGTGGATGTCGAATACGGCGACCGCCATGATGATGATCCCCATTGCCATCGCCATCATTGCAACCGTCCTCCCAACCAAAGTCTACAAGGACATGACCACCGAACAGAAAGCCTTCGCCGGTTGTCTTGTTCTTGCGGTTGCATATGCTGCAAGTATCGGAGGCATTGCGACACTTATCGGAACGCCGGCAAACGGAATTCTCGTTGCCCAGATGCAGATACTGTTCCCGGAAGCACCGACCATTGACTTTTTCACCTGGCTGAAGTTTGGTATCCCGCTTCTCCTCATCTTCATTCCAATTGCGTGGCTCTGGTTAACAAGGGTTGCCTACCGCAAAATGCCAAAGACGCTTGATCATGCAAAGGATGTACTCACCCAGGAGATCACAGCGCTTGGTCCCATGTCCCGCGGTGAGAAAAATACTCTTGCGGTATTTATCCTGACAGCGTTTCTCTGGATCTTTGAGAAAAATAAGGATCTTGGCCCCATCACGATTCCCGGTCTTGAGATGATCTTTCCGGGAATTGATGACTGTACGGTTGCAATTTTTGGCGCCCTTCTTCTCTTCCTGATTCCGGTCAACTGGAAAAAGCAGGAGTTTACCATGAACTGGGAGTGGGCTGTCCGCATTCCATGGGGAATTCTTCTTCTCTTCGGCGGAGGCATGTGCCTGTCGGCGGCGTTCATCAAAAGCGGTCTTGCTCAGGCGATTGTCGGATACTTTTCGGTTTTGAACGGAGTTCCAATTGTTCTGCTGGTGATAATCATCGCAGTGGTGGTGATGCTTCTGACCGAAGTGACGTCAAACACGGCGATCGCATCAGTGATGATGCCGATTCTTGCGGTCACGGCTTTGTCTCTTCAGGTCAATCCATGGATTCTGATGATGACTGCTGCGGTGTGTTCGAGTTTTGCGTTTATGCTGCCGGTCGCAACGCCGCCGAATGCTATTGCTTACAGTACTGAGTATGTGGAGATGAAGGATATGATAAATGCAGGATGGGCAATGAATCTGCTTGGTGTTGCGATATTTACGATCCTGTTGTTTACCCTCGTGCTCTGGGCGTTCGGGCTGACACCAGGTCTCCCGGACTGGGCGCTGGTAACAACCATCGAATAA
- the argS gene encoding arginine--tRNA ligase — protein sequence MYREYIQKVETLLREITGEEDVLLTDGGDHADIASTVAFALAKKERKNPAAIATEIVAKVSARPDAAGLAVSAKGPYINFVFGGEYVADSVRAARGADYGQLPARTERVILEHTSANPNGPLHVGHIRNTVIGDTLVRAFRKAGYPVEAQYYLNDMGRQIAIVAWGVKNLHYDRLPNEKGDDFIVRHYVEANKIAKAKPEIEPEFDVMMEKIEAGDPETVKLFHDSVDICAEGIKETLASMNVHHDRFVRETTFLWNGEMQKVMARIEKLPEANHEDQMMYLDLSDKGFGNKYVLRRSNGTSVYAARDLAFHLWKNGQCDRSIDVLGADHKLIGAQLQATLSLIGERPPEIVHFEFVSLPEGSMTTRGGVFITADELIAETKKRALEEVTVRRPELSESERLQIASAVAIGAVRYDIVKVSAEKSTVFDWKEALDFERQSAPYVQYAHARACSILEKAKAEGGFAENYSYTDSYEIALAKHIAHFPYVIEKVVMELRPHLLATYVRDLADLFNSFYRFAPVLKAEGSVRDARLTLVDASRNTLASALDVLGIEALKSM from the coding sequence ATGTACCGGGAATATATTCAAAAAGTTGAGACTCTTCTCCGCGAAATTACCGGAGAAGAGGATGTGCTGCTTACTGACGGCGGCGACCATGCCGACATTGCATCAACCGTTGCATTCGCCCTGGCAAAAAAAGAGCGGAAAAATCCGGCAGCGATCGCAACAGAGATTGTCGCAAAAGTTTCCGCCCGTCCTGACGCTGCAGGACTTGCAGTTTCTGCGAAGGGTCCGTACATTAACTTCGTGTTCGGCGGAGAGTATGTGGCTGACTCTGTTCGTGCCGCTCGCGGTGCAGACTACGGCCAGCTTCCGGCCCGGACCGAACGGGTGATTCTTGAACACACGAGCGCAAATCCGAACGGTCCTCTGCATGTAGGTCACATCAGAAACACCGTTATCGGGGACACTTTGGTTCGTGCGTTCCGAAAGGCAGGATATCCGGTTGAGGCCCAGTATTATCTCAATGACATGGGCCGCCAGATTGCAATCGTTGCGTGGGGCGTCAAAAATCTCCATTACGATAGACTGCCAAACGAGAAGGGCGATGATTTTATTGTGCGCCATTATGTGGAGGCCAATAAAATTGCAAAGGCAAAGCCTGAGATCGAGCCTGAGTTTGATGTGATGATGGAAAAGATCGAAGCAGGCGATCCTGAGACCGTGAAGCTGTTCCATGATTCGGTTGACATCTGTGCTGAAGGCATCAAAGAGACTCTTGCGTCGATGAATGTTCATCACGACAGATTTGTCCGCGAGACGACGTTCCTCTGGAACGGGGAGATGCAGAAGGTTATGGCCAGAATCGAAAAGCTGCCCGAGGCCAATCACGAAGACCAGATGATGTATCTGGATCTCTCGGACAAAGGGTTCGGCAACAAGTACGTGCTCCGCCGCAGTAACGGAACTTCGGTGTATGCGGCCCGCGACCTTGCGTTCCATCTCTGGAAAAACGGCCAGTGCGACCGGAGCATCGATGTGCTCGGCGCTGACCACAAACTGATCGGCGCACAACTTCAGGCAACACTATCTCTGATCGGTGAGCGGCCGCCGGAGATTGTGCACTTCGAGTTTGTGTCGCTGCCGGAAGGATCGATGACGACCCGCGGCGGTGTGTTCATTACTGCTGACGAGCTGATCGCAGAGACGAAGAAACGTGCTCTTGAAGAGGTGACGGTTCGTCGTCCTGAACTTTCCGAATCTGAACGTTTGCAAATTGCGTCCGCAGTCGCGATTGGTGCGGTGCGGTATGATATTGTGAAGGTGTCTGCTGAGAAGTCGACGGTGTTTGACTGGAAGGAGGCGCTGGACTTTGAACGCCAGAGTGCTCCTTACGTTCAGTACGCTCATGCCCGTGCCTGTTCAATTCTGGAGAAGGCAAAAGCCGAAGGAGGGTTTGCAGAGAATTATTCGTACACAGATTCGTATGAGATTGCGCTTGCGAAGCACATCGCACACTTCCCATATGTGATCGAGAAAGTGGTGATGGAGCTTCGTCCGCATCTCCTTGCAACCTATGTTCGCGACCTTGCGGATCTCTTCAACTCGTTCTATCGGTTCGCTCCTGTGCTGAAGGCGGAAGGGTCTGTCCGTGATGCACGGCTGACGCTTGTTGATGCAAGCAGGAACACGCTTGCATCAGCGCTTGATGTTCTTGGCATTGAAGCACTGAAGTCGATGTGA